Proteins encoded within one genomic window of Macaca thibetana thibetana isolate TM-01 chromosome 3, ASM2454274v1, whole genome shotgun sequence:
- the TFF3 gene encoding trefoil factor 3, which yields MRESPGTARARRESPPQANNPERLCKHRGINEASWTMKCVLSCIPEPTVVMAARALCVLGLVLALVSSSSAEYVGLSANQCAVPAKDRVDCGYPQVTPEQCNNRGCCFDSSIVGVPWCFKPLQEQGECSF from the exons ATGCGGGAGAGTCCGGGAACAGCCAGAGCCAGGAGGGAGAGCCCTCCCCAAGCAAACAATCCAGAGCGGCTGTGCAAACACCGGGGCATAAATGAGGCCTCCTGGACCATGAAGTGTGTCCTGAGCTGCATCCCGGAGCCCACGGTAGTCATGGCGGCCAGAGCTCTCTGTGTGCTGGGGCTGGTCCTGGCCTTGGTATCTTCCAGCTCTGCTGAGTACGTGGGCCTGT CTGCAAACCAGTGTGCCGTGCCGGCCAAGGACAGGGTGGACTGCGGCTACCCCCAGGTCACCCCCGAGCAGTGCAACAACCGGGGCTGCTGCTTTGACTCCAGCATCGTTGGAGTGCCTTGGTGCTTCAAACCCCTGCAGGAACAAGGAG AATGCTCGTTCTGA